The DNA window CTGGCCCGCGGCGACCTGGGAAGATCGCTGATTAATGGCATGCCTGTGGCACCCGAGGTGGCGCGGGTGTTGCCCTACACCCTGCAGTTGACAGTCAGCGCAGCCCTGTTCGGGGTGTTTTTCGGCATACCCCTGGGGGTGTTCACCGCTTTGAGAAGAAACCGGCTGTTTGATTATATCGGACGCACTTTCTCACTGGCCGGTGTATCCCTGCCGTCTTTTTTTCTCGGGATTCTTCTCATGCTGGTTTTTTCCATCAAGCTGGACCTTTTCCCCGTGATGGGCGGCGGCGATATCCATGATGTCGAAGATATGCTCCACCACCTATTTCTACCCGCATTGACTCTGGGATTGATGATGACGGCGTACATCACGCGCACCACGCGATCATCGGTGTTGAATGTTCTCAGGCAGGACTATGTCCGCACGGCCAGGGCCAAGGGACTCAGAGAGCGGCTGGTGATCTATGGTCATACCCTGAGGAATGCACTGCTGCCGGTGGTATCATTCATCGGCGTTTATACCATTGTGCTCATCGGCGGATCCGTGCTGGTGGAGGTCGTCTTTGCAAGACCCGGCCTGGGGAAAATGATGGTGGGGGCCATCCAGCAGAGGGATTACATGACACTGCAGTCGGTCATGGTCGTGTACGCCGGCTTGGTAGTTGTAATCAATTTATTGACCGATCTTTCCTATGGCTTGATTGATCCCCGAATCAGGTATGATTGATGGGCTATCAGCGAAAACTCTGGCGGACGTTCAAAAGCAACAAGACCGCCATTGTCGGTGCTGCAATGGCATCAGTTGTGGTCTTGACAGCCGTCTTTGCTTTTGTCATCGCCCCCTATGACCCGATTGACCAGGACGTGTTTAACCGCTTGAAACCGCCGGATCGATCGCATTTGCTGGGCACCGACGAATACGGCCGCGATGTGTTGTCCCGCGTGATCTGGGGTACGCGGATTTCGTTAATCGTCGGTCTTTTTTCCGTCCTGCTGGGGATGATCATGGGCACCGCTATGGGAATCGTTGCCGGTTATACGGGGGGCAAGACGGATGTCATCATCATGCGCATGGTGGATGTGCTGATGTCATTTCCGACCCTGATTACCGGCATTATGGTGGCGGCCATCCTGGGCTCAGGATTGATCAAACTGATTGTTACCATCGGCATTATCTTTGCGCCGCGATTCGCGCGCATGGCGTACGGGCCGACGCTGGGGGTCAAAGAAATGGAGTATATCAGTTCGGCCAGGGTCATCGGCTCCGGTAATTTCAGAATTATCACACATTACATATTGCTAAACATTTTCAGTGAAATATTAGTGGCCGGCACCCTGTGGATGGGTACGGCGATCATGATCGAGGCCAGCCTTAGCTTTCTGGGCTTGGGCATATCCCCTCCGACCCCCACCTGGGGCAATATGATCAAAAGCGGGATCGACAGCCTGAGCAACGCCCCCTGGCTGTCCCTGTTTCCAGGCCTGGCCATCCTGATTACCGTCTTGTCCTTTAACATGATCGGTGATGGATTGAGGGATATTGCCGATCCGCAGCTGCGCACGTAAAAGGGGCAATCCGATCGTATTTTCTCGTTGAGCAAGTCGGCCGCGGTGGCAGAGCGAAAAGCTCATGGATCGACAACACACAGTGGAGTATGACGTTCAAGGCGAAATCGGAAATGATCTTCTGCTGAAGGTCGAGAACCTGCAGACCTCGTTTTTCATGCCCGAAGGCACAATCAAGGCCGTGGACGATGTCTGCTTTCACGTGGACCGGGCTGAAACGCTCGGTCTGGTCGGGGAGTCCGGCTGCGGCAAAAGCGCCATCGCTCTATCGATTATGGGGCTCATCGCTTGGCCCCCCGGGCGCATTGTGGGCGGACGGATTTTCCTGGAGGGCGAAGACCTGGTACAACTGCCGCCGTCGAAGCTCAGGGAGATCCGGGGTAACAAGATCTCCATGATTTTCCAGGAGCCCATGTCCAGCCTGAATCCCGTCTATACCCTCGGCCGCCAGATAGCCGAAGTTTACATGGAACACCAAGGCGCCTCCAAAAAGCAGGCCCTTGAACAGGCCAGGGAGATGCTGGACAAACTGGGGATACCGGCTCCTGCCAAGCGGATTCATGAATACCCTCACAACCTGTCCGGCGGCATGCGACAAAGGGTCATGATTGCTATGGCGCTGGCATGCAACCCGAAACTGATCCTCGCCGATGAACCCACCACTGCCCTGGACGTCACCATTCAGGCCCAGATCCTTGAATTGATGGCCGAGCTTCAGGATTCCATGTCGACTTCCATCATCCTGATCACCCACAACCTTGGAGTGGTGGCGGAATATACCCAACGAATCATTATCATGTATGCCGGTAAAATCGTGGAGGAAGCACCGGTAGTGACGATCTTTGAGCAGCCGCTGCATCCCTATACGGTGGGCCTGTTAGGTTCAATTCCCCGACTGGGCGCCAAATCTGCCGGTGGTAAGCAGCGACTGGCGGAAATACCCGGCGTGGTTCCCAGTCTGTACAATCTGCCACAGGGGTGTAATTTTCACCCGCGTTGTTCCAAAACGAGAGAGATTTGCCGGCAAGCGCCGCCCCCCCTGGTGGAAGTTGAAAGCAAACACAGGGTTGCCTGCTGGGCCGTCACCGAAGGTTGGGAATAGAAATGGAACCCGGTTTAAGCCACACGTCCGGTCACCTATTGGACATCGAGAATATTAAAAAGTACTTCCCGATCAGGAAGGGGATTATCAGAAAGACTGTCGGCTGGGTTCAGGCCATCGATGGCGTCTCGCTCTATATCAGTAAAGGTGAAGCCCTGGGCCTGGTGGGGGAGTCGGGCTGTGGCAAATCCACTCTGGGCAAATGTATTCTCAAGCTGTTGGAGCCTACTGCGGGTCGGATATTTTTTGACGGCCAGGACATCGGCACCATGGATTGTGCACAAACCAAAGCGTATAGAAAAAAAGTCCAAGCCATCTTTCAAGATCCTTATTCATCCCTGAACCCACGTATGTCGGTGGCAGAGCTTGTCGGGGAGCCCTTGCTGGTTCACAAGCTCTATTCACCGGCCGAACGGTTGGGCAAAGTCGAGAATTTGCTGAACAAGGTCGGGTTGAGTGCGGATCATATGCCCCGCTTTCCGCACGAGTTTTCCGGCGGCCAGCGACAGCGGATCGGTATTGCAAGGGCGCTCGCCCTGGAACCGGACCTAATCGTTTGCGACGAACCGGTCTCAGCACTGGATGTCAGCGTTCAGGCCCAGGTCATCAATCTGCTGGATGATCTAAAAGCGGAGTTCGATTTGAGTTATCTCTTTATTGCTCACGACTTGAGCGTCGTCGAACACGTTTGCGACCGCATTGCCGTGATGTATCTCGGCAAGGTGGTGGAAATAGCCAAGGACACACAACTTTACACAAACCCGCTGCATCCGTACACCCAGGCGCTGCTCAGCGCGATTCCTCAGCCTGTCCCCCGGCGTCAAAAAAAGCGCATGATTCTGACGGGTGAGGTGCCCAGCCCTATTAATCCGCCGACCGGTTGCCGTTTTCATCCCCGCTGCCCGGTCAG is part of the Deltaproteobacteria bacterium genome and encodes:
- a CDS encoding ABC transporter permease, whose translation is MVKYSIRRILISIPILFTVVTLIFFLVRSMPGGPAVAVLGDYASKESVAALEKEMGLDIPLWEQYINFLKDLARGDLGRSLINGMPVAPEVARVLPYTLQLTVSAALFGVFFGIPLGVFTALRRNRLFDYIGRTFSLAGVSLPSFFLGILLMLVFSIKLDLFPVMGGGDIHDVEDMLHHLFLPALTLGLMMTAYITRTTRSSVLNVLRQDYVRTARAKGLRERLVIYGHTLRNALLPVVSFIGVYTIVLIGGSVLVEVVFARPGLGKMMVGAIQQRDYMTLQSVMVVYAGLVVVINLLTDLSYGLIDPRIRYD
- a CDS encoding ABC transporter permease — protein: MGYQRKLWRTFKSNKTAIVGAAMASVVVLTAVFAFVIAPYDPIDQDVFNRLKPPDRSHLLGTDEYGRDVLSRVIWGTRISLIVGLFSVLLGMIMGTAMGIVAGYTGGKTDVIIMRMVDVLMSFPTLITGIMVAAILGSGLIKLIVTIGIIFAPRFARMAYGPTLGVKEMEYISSARVIGSGNFRIITHYILLNIFSEILVAGTLWMGTAIMIEASLSFLGLGISPPTPTWGNMIKSGIDSLSNAPWLSLFPGLAILITVLSFNMIGDGLRDIADPQLRT
- a CDS encoding ABC transporter ATP-binding protein codes for the protein MDRQHTVEYDVQGEIGNDLLLKVENLQTSFFMPEGTIKAVDDVCFHVDRAETLGLVGESGCGKSAIALSIMGLIAWPPGRIVGGRIFLEGEDLVQLPPSKLREIRGNKISMIFQEPMSSLNPVYTLGRQIAEVYMEHQGASKKQALEQAREMLDKLGIPAPAKRIHEYPHNLSGGMRQRVMIAMALACNPKLILADEPTTALDVTIQAQILELMAELQDSMSTSIILITHNLGVVAEYTQRIIIMYAGKIVEEAPVVTIFEQPLHPYTVGLLGSIPRLGAKSAGGKQRLAEIPGVVPSLYNLPQGCNFHPRCSKTREICRQAPPPLVEVESKHRVACWAVTEGWE
- a CDS encoding dipeptide ABC transporter ATP-binding protein; the protein is MEPGLSHTSGHLLDIENIKKYFPIRKGIIRKTVGWVQAIDGVSLYISKGEALGLVGESGCGKSTLGKCILKLLEPTAGRIFFDGQDIGTMDCAQTKAYRKKVQAIFQDPYSSLNPRMSVAELVGEPLLVHKLYSPAERLGKVENLLNKVGLSADHMPRFPHEFSGGQRQRIGIARALALEPDLIVCDEPVSALDVSVQAQVINLLDDLKAEFDLSYLFIAHDLSVVEHVCDRIAVMYLGKVVEIAKDTQLYTNPLHPYTQALLSAIPQPVPRRQKKRMILTGEVPSPINPPTGCRFHPRCPVRIEVCLHDPPLLRAVNSEHFVACHLVNKGSSLVLSLTA